GGCTGTCGGCGAAAAGGTTATGGACAGCCTTACGCCGTCCCAGCAGATAATTAAAATTATACACGACGAGCTGACAAGCCTTCTCGGCGGCCACGAACCCCTTAATATTAAAGCTAAGCCGCCTGTAGTCATTATGCTCGCCGGACTTCAGGGTTCGGGTAAGACTACGACCGCCGGAAAACTTGCCCTCTATTTGCGGGGGTTAAAGCGGAGCGTTTATCTTGTTCCAGCGGATGTCTATAGGCCTGCCGCCGTTCTTCAGCTTAAAAAAATCGGCGCAAGTATAAACATTCCGGTTTACGAAACCCCTGAAAAAGACGGCGGGATTACGCAGAAACCCGAAGAAATAGTCAAAAACGCCTTAGAAATCGCCGAAAAGCATGCTTACGATACACTGATAATAGACACGGCGGGACGCCTTGAAATCGACGAGCCTTTGATGGAAGAATTAAAAACCATCAAAAGCAAATTTAACCCTAATGAAATACTTTTCGTCGCCGATTCTATGCTTGGTCAGAGCGCCGTTACGGTTGCAAAAACATTTAACGAGGCGGTAGGTATAACCGGGGTTGTTCTTACCAAGGTTGACGGCGATTCCAGAGGCGGCGCCGCTCTTTCCATCAAAAAAACCGTGGATAAACCGATAAAATTTATAGGCGTCGGCGAGAAATTAAGCGATTTCGAACCCTTTTACGGAGAAAGGATAGCCGACAGGATACTCGGCATGGGCGATGTTATGAGCCTCATCGAAAAAGCCCAGAACGCCGTGGACGAAAAATCGGCAAAAGCCATAGAAGAAAGCCTTAATAAAAAAGATTTTACGGTTAAAGATTTTGCCGAACAGCTAAAAATGGTTTCTAAGATAGGCGGCATCGGTCAGATTGCCTCGATGATACCCGGTTTTTCCAAAATAAAGGACAAGTTCAACCCTGAAGCCGCCGAAAAAGAATTTAAAAAAATAAACGCTATCATAAACTCAATGACGGAAAAGGAACGCCTTAGCCCCGCAATACTCAACGGCGGACGCAGAAAGAGAATTTCCGCGGGAAGCGGTACTTCGGTCAACGATGTAAATATATTTATAAATAAATTCGAAGAAGTAAAAAAAATGATGAAATCGCTCAAGGGCGGGAAATTCGGTTCGCTTAAAAATTTGAAAAATATCGGCGGTATCAAAAATATGTTCAATAATCTTTAATTT
This is a stretch of genomic DNA from Candidatus Acidulodesulfobacterium ferriphilum. It encodes these proteins:
- a CDS encoding signal recognition particle protein, yielding MFDGLSSKLEKIFKNLRGYGKLSEKNIEDALKEVRLSLLEADVNYLIVKEFIESVKNKAVGEKVMDSLTPSQQIIKIIHDELTSLLGGHEPLNIKAKPPVVIMLAGLQGSGKTTTAGKLALYLRGLKRSVYLVPADVYRPAAVLQLKKIGASINIPVYETPEKDGGITQKPEEIVKNALEIAEKHAYDTLIIDTAGRLEIDEPLMEELKTIKSKFNPNEILFVADSMLGQSAVTVAKTFNEAVGITGVVLTKVDGDSRGGAALSIKKTVDKPIKFIGVGEKLSDFEPFYGERIADRILGMGDVMSLIEKAQNAVDEKSAKAIEESLNKKDFTVKDFAEQLKMVSKIGGIGQIASMIPGFSKIKDKFNPEAAEKEFKKINAIINSMTEKERLSPAILNGGRRKRISAGSGTSVNDVNIFINKFEEVKKMMKSLKGGKFGSLKNLKNIGGIKNMFNNL